A single genomic interval of Sphingobium sp. EM0848 harbors:
- a CDS encoding nitroreductase — MTDPVATLNKLLHERRSVRGFRPDPVPAEILHRIFSMAAQSPSNCNVQPWIVHVVSGKSAERVRTALHDHVRGGAAVSPDYPLTGPYPGEYRNRQVEAAKALFAATGVARDDLPARTESFLRNFRFFDAPHAAFILMPEWAQIREAADCGMYTQSLMLALTAHGIGSCAQGALGHYADVVREALGVPEGHRILFGIAFGYEEPDHPANRTRTDRAPLHDTTIFHD, encoded by the coding sequence ATGACCGATCCTGTCGCAACCCTGAACAAGCTGTTGCATGAGCGTCGCTCCGTGCGCGGCTTTCGCCCCGATCCGGTGCCTGCAGAGATACTGCATCGCATCTTCTCCATGGCCGCGCAGTCGCCGTCAAACTGCAATGTCCAGCCCTGGATCGTGCATGTCGTTTCGGGCAAGAGCGCAGAACGGGTACGCACGGCATTGCACGACCATGTGCGCGGCGGAGCGGCCGTTTCGCCGGACTATCCGCTGACCGGCCCCTATCCCGGCGAATATCGCAACCGTCAGGTCGAAGCGGCCAAGGCCCTGTTCGCAGCGACCGGCGTGGCCCGCGATGACCTGCCCGCACGCACCGAATCCTTCCTGCGCAATTTCCGTTTCTTCGATGCCCCGCATGCAGCCTTCATCCTGATGCCGGAATGGGCGCAGATCCGCGAGGCCGCCGACTGCGGCATGTACACCCAGTCTCTGATGCTGGCGCTGACCGCCCATGGCATCGGCTCCTGTGCCCAAGGCGCGCTCGGCCATTACGCCGATGTCGTGCGTGAGGCGCTGGGCGTGCCGGAGGGGCATCGCATACTGTTCGGTATCGCTTTTGGCTACGAAGAACCGGACCATCCCGCCAACCGCACCCGGACCGACCGCGCGCCGTTGCACGACACCACCATATTCCACGACTGA
- a CDS encoding 12-oxophytodienoate reductase has translation MSSDPLFQPLSIGTMRLSNRVVMAPMTRFHAPGGVLKEEVVPYYSRRAAGGVGLIITEGTVVDHPVAHYSQTVPHFYGDTALARWREVVDAVHAEGGQIIPQLWHTGLSRLRDKAHNPDEPSISASAITEEAVGAPPSEKHRPAREMEARDIDDVIAAFAKGAADAKALGFDGLAIHGAHGYLLDQFFWHQSNRRQDAYGGTLENRVRFAVELVSVVRAAVGPDFPIFFRFSQWKSHDYKAQIAATPDELARILQPLADAGVDVFDASTRRFWQPAFEDSDLNLAGWAKKLTGKLVMTVGSVSLEDPANFTPGAPVSAVTIANLAPLRQMLEAGEVDLAGVGRAIIANADWAHLVREGRYDALRAYDPTAVAASLEPA, from the coding sequence GTGAGCAGCGATCCCCTTTTCCAACCTCTGAGCATCGGCACGATGCGGCTTTCCAACCGCGTCGTCATGGCGCCGATGACGCGCTTTCACGCGCCCGGCGGCGTGTTGAAGGAAGAGGTTGTTCCCTATTATAGCCGGCGGGCGGCGGGCGGCGTGGGCCTTATCATCACCGAAGGCACGGTGGTCGATCACCCGGTCGCCCATTATTCGCAGACCGTGCCGCACTTCTATGGCGACACTGCGCTCGCCCGCTGGCGCGAGGTGGTCGACGCGGTCCATGCCGAGGGTGGACAGATCATCCCGCAACTCTGGCACACTGGCCTCTCGCGACTGCGCGACAAGGCGCATAATCCGGACGAGCCGTCCATCTCCGCCTCCGCCATCACCGAGGAAGCTGTCGGCGCCCCGCCCAGCGAAAAGCACCGCCCGGCCCGTGAAATGGAGGCCAGGGATATCGATGATGTCATCGCCGCCTTCGCCAAGGGGGCTGCGGATGCCAAGGCACTGGGCTTCGACGGCCTCGCCATCCATGGCGCGCATGGCTATCTGCTCGACCAGTTTTTCTGGCACCAGAGCAATCGGCGTCAGGACGCCTATGGCGGCACTCTGGAAAACCGCGTCCGCTTCGCCGTCGAACTGGTCAGCGTCGTGCGTGCGGCGGTCGGGCCGGATTTCCCGATCTTCTTCCGCTTCTCGCAGTGGAAGAGCCACGATTACAAAGCTCAGATCGCGGCGACGCCGGACGAGCTGGCGCGCATCCTGCAACCGCTGGCCGATGCGGGCGTCGATGTGTTCGACGCCTCTACCCGCCGCTTCTGGCAACCGGCTTTCGAGGACAGCGACCTCAATCTGGCGGGCTGGGCGAAGAAGCTGACAGGCAAGCTCGTCATGACGGTGGGATCGGTCAGCCTGGAAGACCCCGCCAATTTCACGCCAGGCGCGCCGGTCAGCGCAGTCACCATCGCCAATCTCGCGCCGCTGCGGCAAATGCTGGAGGCAGGCGAGGTCGATCTGGCCGGGGTCGGGCGGGCGATCATCGCCAATGCCGATTGGGCGCATCTCGTGCGGGAAGGCCGTTACGACGCGCTGCGGGCCTACGATCCTACGGCAGTCGCCGCCTCGCTCGAACCCGCATAA
- a CDS encoding SDR family NAD(P)-dependent oxidoreductase, translated as MAKAPIFDLSGRVALVTGASSGIGDRWSRILAAAGARVVLAARRADRLEKLKAEIIAAGGQAIAVAMDVSDEASTIAAYDAAEQAFGVVDTIVANAGMNSEGLATDLAVDEFDQLSAVNIRGVFLTVREGARRLMADNSKEKQHGRIVVNSSITANHVSPGLAAYSASKAAVQQMGKVLARDWARQGINVNTICPGYIRTELSGDWFDTEGGLKQINGFPRRRLMEESDLDVALLYLCSEASRAVTGSSFTIDDGQSL; from the coding sequence ATGGCCAAAGCTCCCATTTTCGACCTCAGCGGTCGCGTTGCGCTGGTGACGGGCGCGTCCTCCGGTATTGGCGACCGCTGGAGCCGCATTCTTGCGGCGGCGGGCGCCAGGGTGGTGCTCGCCGCCCGCCGCGCCGACCGGCTGGAAAAGCTGAAGGCAGAGATCATCGCGGCCGGTGGACAGGCCATTGCGGTCGCCATGGATGTGTCGGACGAAGCCTCGACCATCGCCGCCTATGACGCAGCGGAACAGGCTTTCGGCGTGGTCGACACCATCGTCGCCAATGCCGGCATGAATTCGGAAGGCCTGGCGACCGACTTGGCCGTCGACGAGTTCGATCAGCTGAGCGCCGTCAACATCCGTGGCGTCTTCCTGACCGTGCGCGAGGGCGCGCGCCGCCTGATGGCCGACAATTCCAAGGAAAAGCAACATGGCCGCATCGTGGTCAATTCCTCGATCACAGCCAACCATGTGTCGCCGGGCCTCGCCGCCTACAGCGCGTCCAAGGCGGCGGTGCAGCAGATGGGCAAAGTGCTGGCGCGCGACTGGGCCCGGCAGGGGATCAACGTCAACACCATCTGCCCCGGTTATATCCGCACCGAACTGTCGGGCGACTGGTTCGACACGGAAGGCGGGTTGAAGCAGATCAACGGCTTCCCGCGCCGCCGCTTGATGGAGGAAAGCGACCTCGACGTGGCGCTGCTCTATCTCTGCTCGGAGGCGTCACGGGCCGTCACCGGATCGTCCTTCACCATCGATGACGGCCAGTCGCTCTGA
- a CDS encoding nitroreductase family deazaflavin-dependent oxidoreductase: MTILEKLPWIQAHIDLYKSDPEKAHYFQSPGTEEPKPSLLLTTIGRKSGEKRDVPLIYGRKDDRFVIIASLGGAPDHPVWFKNLQAHPEAEIQVGKDHLHVRARIAQGAERAELWEIMAAILPQYRDYAKATEGIREIPVVVLERG; this comes from the coding sequence ATGACGATATTGGAGAAACTTCCCTGGATTCAGGCGCATATCGATCTGTACAAGAGCGATCCTGAAAAGGCGCATTATTTCCAGTCGCCGGGAACGGAAGAGCCGAAACCTTCCCTGCTGCTCACGACCATTGGTCGCAAGTCCGGGGAGAAGCGGGACGTACCGCTGATTTATGGCAGGAAGGATGATCGCTTTGTGATCATCGCGTCATTGGGCGGCGCGCCGGATCATCCGGTCTGGTTCAAGAATCTGCAAGCCCATCCCGAAGCCGAAATCCAGGTCGGCAAGGATCATCTCCATGTCCGTGCGCGCATCGCACAAGGCGCCGAGCGTGCGGAACTATGGGAGATCATGGCCGCTATTCTGCCGCAATATCGGGATTATGCGAAAGCGACCGAGGGCATTCGCGAAATTCCGGTGGTTGTACTGGAAAGAGGCTGA
- a CDS encoding long-chain fatty acid--CoA ligase, translated as MERAKAMYLTQMIHRNLQQMPDTVAIIDGDDSWTWRSFTDRVARLAGALQGIGMQPGDRVALLARNGHAFLEYLFGTLWGGGVINPVNIRWSAAEMGYSLENCDTRILIVDAAFAAMVPAIREAAPGLKQVIAIDVAVDGALDYESVLAAADPVPDALRADDDLAAVLYTGGTTGFPKGVMLSHRNLMSSALGALATEEARSGERYLHCAPLFHVGALSGLFLSMLSGSTHVMVPGFEPESTLAVMERERVTDFFMVPTMIRMLIDHPRFAGMDMGQVRNIRYGASSIDDALLDRALTAFPNARFSQAYGMTELSPICTALSPADHSVEARAQGRGRSAGRATLVVELRIVDGEDSEVPRGTVGEICARGSTVMLGYWGMPDATAEALRGGWMHTGDMGWMDDQGYVTVVDRMKDVIITGGENVYSAEVERALSTHPAVGQVAVIALPCPRFGEQVHAVVVLREGAMADMADMQDHVRARIAGYKVPRGFSFVHSLPLSAAGKVLKNVLREQMQRAMAEQG; from the coding sequence ATGGAGAGGGCAAAAGCCATGTATCTGACACAGATGATCCACCGAAATCTCCAGCAGATGCCAGATACGGTGGCCATCATCGACGGCGATGACAGCTGGACATGGCGCAGCTTCACCGACCGAGTCGCGCGGTTGGCGGGAGCCTTGCAGGGGATCGGCATGCAGCCTGGCGACCGGGTCGCCCTGTTGGCGCGCAACGGCCATGCGTTTCTCGAATATCTGTTCGGCACGCTCTGGGGCGGGGGCGTCATCAACCCGGTCAATATCCGCTGGTCGGCGGCGGAAATGGGCTATTCGCTGGAGAATTGCGACACGCGCATCCTGATCGTCGATGCTGCCTTTGCAGCCATGGTGCCGGCGATTCGTGAAGCAGCGCCGGGGCTGAAGCAGGTGATCGCCATCGACGTGGCCGTGGACGGCGCGCTGGATTATGAAAGCGTTCTGGCCGCTGCCGATCCGGTGCCGGATGCGCTGCGGGCGGATGATGATCTGGCGGCGGTCCTCTATACCGGAGGCACCACTGGCTTTCCCAAGGGCGTGATGCTCAGCCATCGCAACCTGATGAGTTCGGCCCTCGGCGCCCTTGCGACCGAGGAGGCACGGTCGGGCGAGCGCTATCTCCATTGCGCGCCGCTTTTCCATGTCGGTGCGCTGTCCGGGCTGTTCCTCTCGATGCTGTCGGGCAGTACCCATGTCATGGTGCCAGGCTTCGAGCCGGAAAGCACGTTGGCGGTGATGGAGCGCGAGCGCGTCACCGATTTCTTCATGGTGCCGACGATGATCCGCATGCTGATCGATCACCCGCGCTTTGCCGGGATGGATATGGGGCAGGTGCGCAATATCCGCTATGGTGCGTCCTCCATTGATGACGCTCTGCTCGATCGGGCGCTGACGGCCTTTCCCAATGCGCGGTTCTCGCAGGCCTACGGCATGACTGAGTTGTCCCCGATCTGCACCGCTTTGTCGCCCGCTGATCACAGCGTAGAGGCGCGGGCGCAGGGCAGGGGGCGGTCGGCCGGGCGCGCGACGCTGGTGGTGGAACTGCGGATCGTCGATGGCGAGGACAGTGAAGTGCCGCGCGGCACTGTGGGCGAAATTTGCGCGCGGGGCAGCACGGTCATGCTCGGCTATTGGGGCATGCCGGACGCGACGGCAGAGGCGTTGCGCGGCGGCTGGATGCATACCGGCGACATGGGTTGGATGGACGATCAGGGCTATGTCACCGTGGTCGACCGGATGAAGGATGTCATCATCACCGGCGGCGAAAATGTTTATTCCGCCGAGGTCGAGCGCGCGCTCAGCACTCATCCGGCGGTGGGACAGGTGGCGGTGATCGCGTTGCCCTGTCCGCGCTTTGGCGAACAGGTCCATGCCGTGGTGGTTTTGCGCGAAGGAGCGATGGCAGACATGGCGGACATGCAGGACCATGTCCGCGCCCGCATCGCCGGTTATAAGGTGCCGCGCGGCTTCAGTTTCGTCCACAGCCTGCCGCTGTCGGCTGCGGGCAAGGTGCTGAAAAATGTCCTGCGGGAACAGATGCAGCGGGCCATGGCGGAACAGGGCTGA
- a CDS encoding class I adenylate-forming enzyme family protein: MPNTINSMIRWWAQEKPELPCIKQGADQVSYADFNAWVGRVAARFTDAGVGAGDRVCIHGINCIEWCVAAIATLRCGGVFAGLSNKMVMAEVTYLLGDYSPIILVSDDEAQAKLTDMGPLVDRHGHPVRAPLRISFSQIAALRNVEGEGEARDVQQEVDPDALAYIVTTSGSTARPKGVMFSNHSLIDHVSAFRFEDPVSDLDPKMYIVAPFNTTAGGMQMLHSLIQGGTAYIDDKFDAAEVLEAIVRDRISIFCAAPIFLQRIADLPEFADADVSCIQVSFTGGAAVAPKLLRAWADKGVRVRQMYGQSEMGGWGTVTPPRLALDHPDKCGFGGPLRDIGIIDEEGNFLGPNQMGQIVMRGPGSMLGYWNDPEATAKTMVGGWIRTGDLGVIDESGLLRFVDRLKDIIISGGLNISAAEIERVLMEYPGIEEAAVIAAPDEKFGETPFAIVHGKVEISVTALVEHCNANLSSYKVPRYVAVHAEPLQRLATGKISKPVLRQQYAGTEALPPRVR; encoded by the coding sequence GTGCCGAACACGATCAACAGCATGATCCGCTGGTGGGCGCAAGAAAAGCCGGAACTGCCCTGCATCAAACAGGGTGCGGATCAGGTCAGTTACGCCGATTTCAACGCCTGGGTCGGCCGGGTCGCCGCGCGCTTCACCGATGCGGGGGTCGGCGCTGGCGACCGCGTCTGCATCCACGGCATCAACTGCATCGAATGGTGCGTGGCGGCCATCGCTACCCTGCGCTGCGGCGGCGTGTTCGCGGGCCTCAGCAACAAGATGGTGATGGCGGAAGTCACCTATTTGCTGGGCGATTACAGCCCCATCATTCTCGTCAGCGACGATGAAGCGCAGGCGAAACTCACCGACATGGGGCCGCTGGTGGACCGCCACGGCCATCCGGTGAGGGCACCACTGCGCATCAGCTTTTCCCAGATCGCGGCCCTGCGCAATGTTGAGGGTGAAGGCGAAGCCCGCGACGTGCAGCAGGAGGTCGATCCCGACGCGCTCGCCTATATCGTCACCACCAGCGGATCGACGGCGCGGCCCAAGGGCGTGATGTTCTCCAACCACAGCCTGATCGACCATGTATCGGCCTTCCGTTTCGAGGACCCGGTTTCCGACCTCGATCCCAAAATGTATATCGTAGCGCCCTTCAACACGACGGCGGGCGGGATGCAGATGCTGCACAGCCTGATCCAGGGCGGCACGGCCTATATCGACGACAAGTTCGACGCGGCCGAAGTGCTGGAAGCGATCGTGCGCGATCGCATCTCCATCTTCTGCGCAGCACCAATCTTCCTCCAGCGGATCGCAGACCTGCCGGAATTTGCCGACGCCGATGTGTCCTGCATCCAGGTGAGTTTCACCGGCGGCGCAGCGGTCGCGCCCAAATTGCTGCGCGCCTGGGCGGACAAGGGCGTTCGCGTCCGGCAGATGTATGGGCAAAGCGAGATGGGCGGCTGGGGCACGGTGACGCCGCCCCGGCTGGCGCTCGACCATCCCGACAAATGCGGCTTTGGCGGCCCGCTGCGCGACATCGGCATCATCGACGAGGAAGGCAATTTCCTCGGCCCCAATCAGATGGGCCAGATCGTGATGCGTGGACCGGGCAGCATGCTCGGCTATTGGAACGATCCCGAGGCGACCGCCAAGACCATGGTGGGCGGCTGGATTCGCACCGGCGACCTGGGCGTCATTGATGAGAGCGGCCTTCTGCGGTTCGTCGATCGCCTCAAGGATATCATCATTTCGGGCGGCCTCAACATCTCCGCGGCGGAGATCGAGCGGGTGCTGATGGAATATCCGGGGATCGAGGAAGCAGCGGTGATCGCCGCGCCCGACGAGAAATTCGGCGAAACCCCCTTCGCCATCGTCCATGGCAAGGTCGAGATTTCGGTGACGGCGCTGGTAGAGCACTGCAATGCCAATCTCTCGAGCTACAAGGTGCCGCGCTATGTCGCGGTCCATGCCGAGCCGCTCCAGCGCCTCGCCACCGGAAAGATTTCCAAACCGGTCCTGCGCCAGCAATATGCCGGAACAGAAGCTTTACCGCCGCGGGTGCGCTGA
- a CDS encoding EthD domain-containing protein, with protein sequence MIKMVFCLRRLPSLSQAEFQRHWREVHAPLVREAASLLRIRRYVQSHAFADPRITPAVDARGCGVEPYDGIAELWWDSVDDIIAAGASKEGRAAGRRLLADEAKFIDAKDSTLFYVDEHEVVGAGI encoded by the coding sequence ATGATCAAGATGGTCTTCTGTCTGCGACGCCTGCCAAGCCTGTCGCAGGCCGAGTTCCAACGCCATTGGCGCGAAGTGCACGCGCCGCTGGTGCGGGAGGCCGCGTCCTTGCTGCGCATTCGGCGCTATGTGCAAAGCCATGCCTTTGCCGACCCGCGTATCACGCCCGCCGTCGATGCACGCGGGTGCGGCGTCGAACCTTATGATGGCATTGCCGAATTGTGGTGGGACAGCGTGGACGACATCATCGCGGCGGGCGCCTCGAAGGAAGGTCGGGCCGCCGGTCGTCGCCTGCTGGCCGATGAGGCGAAGTTCATCGATGCCAAGGATTCGACGCTATTCTATGTCGATGAGCATGAGGTGGTAGGGGCCGGCATATAG
- a CDS encoding SDR family NAD(P)-dependent oxidoreductase: MTGRVTSRFGAQSTALEVIEGIDLAGRATIVTGGASGVGVETARALAHAGASVLLAVRDLQAGTRIAAVINVEVGADRVSVDFLELGSLASVRAFAERWGERPLSLLINNAGVMACPQGTTEDGFETQFAVNHLGHFLLTTLLVPALEKGVPSRVIAVSSSAHALSDVDFDDPDFRKRPYDAFQAYGQSKTANALFALEFDRRHRDRGIHAFSLMPGVIQTNLGRHVPDADWSAIEHLTKTVEQGASTSVWAATAPELEGKGGLYLENCAEAEVFVRGMPRGTGVMPYARDPDAARRLWALSEEKVGLAVG, translated from the coding sequence ATGACAGGGCGTGTCACATCGCGCTTCGGCGCACAATCGACCGCGCTGGAAGTGATCGAGGGCATCGACCTGGCCGGCCGCGCGACCATCGTTACCGGCGGGGCATCGGGCGTCGGCGTCGAAACGGCGCGGGCGCTGGCCCATGCCGGGGCGTCGGTGTTGTTGGCGGTGCGCGATTTGCAGGCCGGTACCCGTATCGCTGCGGTCATCAATGTGGAGGTTGGCGCGGACAGGGTTTCGGTCGACTTTCTGGAACTGGGCAGCCTTGCCTCGGTACGCGCCTTCGCTGAGCGCTGGGGCGAGCGGCCCTTGTCCTTGCTGATCAACAATGCCGGGGTCATGGCCTGCCCTCAGGGGACGACCGAGGATGGGTTCGAAACCCAGTTCGCGGTCAACCATCTGGGGCATTTTCTGCTGACGACATTGCTGGTTCCTGCCCTGGAAAAAGGCGTGCCCTCGCGGGTCATCGCCGTCTCGTCCTCCGCTCATGCTCTGTCCGATGTGGATTTCGACGATCCCGACTTTCGGAAACGGCCCTATGACGCCTTCCAGGCCTATGGCCAGTCGAAGACCGCCAATGCCCTATTCGCGCTGGAGTTTGATCGGCGCCACAGGGATCGCGGCATACACGCCTTTTCGCTGATGCCGGGCGTGATCCAGACCAATCTCGGCCGGCATGTACCTGATGCTGACTGGTCCGCCATCGAGCATCTGACCAAGACGGTCGAGCAGGGGGCGTCCACCTCGGTCTGGGCGGCAACCGCGCCGGAACTGGAGGGGAAGGGCGGCCTTTATCTCGAAAATTGCGCCGAGGCGGAGGTCTTTGTTCGAGGGATGCCGCGAGGTACTGGAGTCATGCCCTATGCGCGCGATCCAGATGCGGCGCGACGGCTTTGGGCGCTGTCGGAGGAGAAGGTTGGACTGGCCGTCGGCTGA
- a CDS encoding glutathione S-transferase family protein, with protein MLTVHHLVASQSDRIVWLCEELGLPYELKRYERDSVTNLAPPEYRALHPFGTAPVITDGELVLGESGAIIEYLCDKAGGKLTVGLGAANYADYLFWFHFANGSFMPALMVDVLLPILGVDTKEGMAALFRERSDRAHAMLEERLGAVPYLAGDDFTAADIITLFPLTTMRLFAPRDLSAYPHILAYLHRVGERPAYRRAMEKADPGMPLNLA; from the coding sequence ATGCTGACCGTGCATCATCTCGTCGCTTCGCAATCGGACCGGATCGTCTGGCTGTGCGAGGAACTGGGTCTCCCCTATGAACTCAAGCGCTATGAACGCGATTCCGTCACCAATCTGGCTCCGCCGGAATATCGCGCGCTGCATCCCTTTGGCACCGCACCCGTCATTACCGATGGCGAGCTGGTGCTGGGCGAGTCGGGCGCGATCATCGAATATCTGTGTGACAAGGCGGGGGGAAAGCTGACGGTCGGACTGGGCGCAGCCAATTATGCTGACTATCTCTTCTGGTTTCACTTCGCCAACGGCTCCTTCATGCCCGCGCTGATGGTCGATGTGTTGCTGCCGATATTGGGGGTCGATACGAAGGAAGGCATGGCCGCCCTGTTTCGCGAGCGGTCGGATCGGGCCCATGCCATGCTGGAGGAGCGTCTGGGGGCTGTGCCCTATCTGGCGGGCGATGACTTCACGGCAGCCGACATCATCACCCTGTTCCCGTTGACGACGATGCGCCTGTTCGCGCCGCGCGATCTGTCCGCCTATCCCCATATTCTGGCCTATCTCCATCGCGTCGGGGAACGTCCCGCCTATCGCCGCGCCATGGAAAAGGCCGATCCCGGCATGCCTCTCAATCTCGCATGA
- a CDS encoding aldehyde dehydrogenase codes for MTASATDAPTLAHPDKLFIGGRWVRPASDRKLRLVNPANEEQFFEVPEASIGDMQAAVAAARQAFDKGPWPRMTPAERAAKMRAIGAALAKRSEALDKAWTAQIGTPVMIAKGSSAGGPGILDYYAGVAESYAFEDLRQSNGYMSKVAIVVKEPVGVVAAIAPWNGPLMTMLSKVAPALAAGCTVVCKPAPETPLEMFLLAEAVEEAGLPDGVLNILPAEREVSDQLISHPGIDKVSFTGSTAAGLHIASVCASRMARYTMELGGKSAAIVLDDFDPAKLGPMLAPLVTMMSGQVCINNSRVLVPRARHDDYVESLATSMAAIKVGNPLEEGVYMGPVAMKRQMERVQYYIDKGRSEGAQVATGGGRPADLNQGYFIEPTLFTGVDNGMTIAQEEIFGPVTAVIPYDSEEQAAEIANASDFGLSGAVYTEDTDRAYAMARHIRTGHYTQNGREFDLTNPFGGFKKSGVGREGGPEGMDPYLEIKTVFLPQAPSHL; via the coding sequence ATGACCGCATCCGCCACTGACGCGCCGACTCTGGCCCATCCCGACAAGCTGTTCATCGGTGGACGCTGGGTGCGGCCTGCCAGCGATCGGAAGCTTCGCCTGGTGAACCCGGCCAATGAAGAGCAGTTCTTCGAAGTGCCCGAAGCCTCAATCGGGGATATGCAGGCAGCGGTCGCGGCGGCGCGTCAGGCCTTCGACAAGGGGCCGTGGCCCCGCATGACACCCGCCGAGCGCGCGGCGAAGATGCGGGCCATCGGTGCGGCATTGGCCAAGCGCTCCGAAGCGCTCGACAAGGCGTGGACTGCGCAGATCGGCACGCCGGTGATGATCGCCAAGGGATCAAGCGCTGGCGGACCGGGGATACTCGACTATTATGCGGGTGTCGCTGAAAGCTATGCCTTCGAGGATCTGCGCCAGTCGAACGGCTATATGTCCAAGGTCGCCATTGTCGTGAAGGAGCCGGTCGGCGTTGTTGCCGCCATCGCGCCCTGGAACGGGCCGCTGATGACCATGCTGTCGAAGGTCGCCCCGGCGCTGGCCGCGGGCTGCACCGTGGTCTGCAAGCCCGCACCGGAAACGCCGCTGGAAATGTTCCTCCTTGCCGAGGCCGTGGAGGAAGCCGGACTGCCTGACGGCGTCCTCAACATCCTGCCGGCCGAACGTGAAGTGTCGGATCAACTCATCAGCCATCCGGGGATCGACAAGGTGTCCTTCACCGGATCAACTGCGGCGGGGCTGCATATCGCCTCGGTCTGCGCTTCGCGCATGGCGCGCTACACCATGGAACTGGGTGGCAAGTCGGCGGCGATCGTACTCGACGATTTCGACCCGGCCAAACTCGGCCCGATGTTGGCGCCACTCGTTACGATGATGAGCGGCCAGGTGTGCATCAACAACAGCCGCGTGCTGGTGCCGCGCGCGCGTCATGACGATTATGTCGAAAGCCTCGCCACGTCTATGGCAGCGATCAAGGTCGGCAATCCGCTGGAGGAAGGCGTCTATATGGGACCGGTCGCGATGAAGCGGCAGATGGAGCGGGTCCAATATTATATAGACAAGGGTCGCTCCGAAGGCGCTCAGGTTGCGACTGGCGGCGGCCGTCCTGCCGATCTCAACCAGGGCTATTTCATCGAGCCGACCCTCTTTACCGGCGTCGATAATGGCATGACCATTGCCCAGGAGGAAATCTTCGGCCCCGTCACCGCCGTCATCCCCTATGACAGCGAGGAACAGGCGGCGGAAATCGCCAATGCCAGCGATTTCGGCCTGTCGGGCGCCGTCTATACCGAGGATACCGACCGTGCCTATGCCATGGCCCGACATATTCGGACCGGCCATTACACCCAGAATGGCCGGGAATTCGACCTGACCAATCCGTTCGGCGGTTTCAAGAAATCCGGCGTCGGGCGTGAGGGCGGGCCGGAGGGCATGGACCCCTATCTGGAGATCAAGACCGTCTTTCTGCCGCAAGCGCCGAGCCATTTGTGA
- a CDS encoding zinc-binding dehydrogenase: MRAAIRRGPAIIVDDYELPPLQNGQVRVRTLHCGICGSDLHAVHHFEPFIDYGRRAGLLTGRIDPNKDVVLGHEFCAEIVEFGPNTEKTLKEGALVGAFAVNFDDKGAEGVGFSNRYPGGYAEYMVLTESMLLPVTNGCPSEQAALVEPMAVAVHAVNKADHGDSAYMVIGCGPIGLAIIAELKARGLGPVIASDFVAERRAIAERLGADVIVNPAEHDPHGHWIATGVPYGPTVYPRVQTQTKRAILFECVGVPGMLNALIDAAPRGAQIIIAGVCMAPDQIEPSMAINKELELKFVIAYSADEFRQTMHRVCEGELDVTPMISRIIGLDEVPATFEELLTQPRAAKVLVDPRR, encoded by the coding sequence ATGCGCGCAGCCATTCGTCGTGGCCCAGCCATCATCGTTGACGATTATGAGCTCCCCCCCTTGCAGAACGGGCAGGTCCGGGTGCGCACCTTGCATTGCGGCATTTGCGGGTCCGATCTTCATGCCGTCCACCATTTCGAACCCTTTATCGACTATGGCCGCCGCGCAGGCCTGCTGACGGGCCGCATCGATCCGAACAAGGATGTGGTGCTGGGCCATGAATTCTGTGCCGAGATTGTGGAGTTCGGGCCGAATACGGAAAAAACATTGAAGGAAGGTGCCCTCGTCGGTGCCTTCGCGGTCAATTTCGATGACAAGGGCGCAGAAGGCGTCGGCTTTTCCAACCGCTATCCGGGGGGCTATGCCGAATATATGGTGCTGACCGAAAGCATGCTGCTGCCGGTCACCAATGGCTGCCCCAGCGAACAGGCGGCGCTGGTCGAGCCGATGGCGGTCGCTGTCCATGCCGTGAACAAGGCCGACCATGGCGACAGCGCCTATATGGTGATCGGTTGCGGGCCGATCGGGCTTGCCATCATTGCGGAGCTGAAAGCACGCGGCTTAGGGCCCGTCATCGCCTCCGACTTCGTGGCCGAGCGGCGTGCCATTGCGGAAAGACTGGGCGCGGACGTCATCGTCAATCCGGCGGAGCACGATCCGCACGGACACTGGATCGCGACCGGCGTGCCCTATGGCCCGACCGTCTATCCACGCGTGCAGACCCAGACAAAGCGCGCAATCCTGTTCGAATGCGTCGGCGTGCCCGGCATGTTGAACGCGCTGATCGACGCCGCCCCCAGAGGCGCGCAGATCATCATCGCCGGCGTGTGTATGGCGCCCGATCAGATCGAGCCATCCATGGCGATCAACAAGGAACTGGAACTGAAATTCGTCATCGCCTATTCGGCCGACGAGTTCCGTCAGACCATGCACCGCGTCTGCGAGGGCGAACTGGACGTCACACCCATGATCAGCCGCATCATCGGTTTGGACGAGGTGCCTGCGACTTTCGAAGAACTGCTTACCCAGCCGCGCGCCGCCAAAGTGCTGGTCGATCCCAGGCGTTGA